The following proteins come from a genomic window of Thermodesulfobacteriota bacterium:
- the tpiA gene encoding triose-phosphate isomerase — protein MRTPLMAGNWKMNTTTGEGVELVMGLRDLIKGAAGGGGHVEVVVAPPFTSLHHIKFIAADSPITLAAQDLFWEESGAYTGEISAGMLTDVGCTYVIVGHSERRQLFGDTDERVNKKTMAALKGGLKPIVCVGETLEEREAGKTLEVVTSQVSRALEGVSPGLMKKVVIAYEPVWAIGTGRTATAEEAEEVHAALRELLFEIYDANSVIGVRVIYGGSVKPGNIDELMAQPDIDGALVGGASLKAEDFARIVNFGKPG, from the coding sequence ATGCGCACACCGCTAATGGCAGGCAACTGGAAGATGAACACCACCACCGGCGAGGGGGTGGAGCTCGTAATGGGGCTCAGGGATCTCATAAAAGGGGCCGCAGGAGGGGGGGGGCATGTGGAGGTGGTCGTGGCCCCCCCCTTCACCTCCCTCCACCACATAAAGTTCATCGCCGCGGACAGCCCCATAACTCTCGCCGCCCAGGACCTCTTCTGGGAAGAGAGCGGGGCCTACACCGGAGAGATATCGGCCGGGATGCTCACGGACGTCGGCTGCACCTACGTCATAGTGGGCCACTCCGAGAGGAGGCAGCTCTTCGGCGATACCGACGAGAGGGTGAACAAAAAGACCATGGCCGCGCTTAAGGGCGGGCTCAAGCCCATCGTGTGCGTGGGTGAAACCCTCGAAGAGAGGGAAGCGGGGAAGACACTCGAGGTGGTCACCTCGCAGGTCTCCAGGGCGCTCGAAGGCGTGAGCCCGGGGCTTATGAAGAAGGTGGTCATAGCCTACGAACCCGTATGGGCCATCGGCACGGGCCGCACTGCCACGGCCGAGGAGGCCGAGGAGGTCCACGCCGCCCTAAGGGAACTGCTCTTCGAAATCTACGACGCTAACTCCGTAATAGGGGTACGCGTCATATACGGCGGGAGTGTCAAGCCCGGCAATATCGACGAGCTCATGGCCCAGCCCGACATAGACGGGGCGCTCGTCGGGGGGGCCAGCCTCAAGGCGGAGGATTTCGCAAGGATAGTCAACTTCGGAAAACCGGGCTAA